The Prosthecobacter vanneervenii genome has a segment encoding these proteins:
- a CDS encoding L,D-transpeptidase family protein: MKKARVMNFVAAAFATAMIVLCAHGLKMAFNELSPTTTAAASSSKASSLMSKPPAQKADAASPRGDSLVKKAEAWIRPAMQIITHQAMPLPYPEPPAAEKWQSMPTAERLSDVRKRLLPRLNEELAAKECRLGQPVFVRIFKESRELELWMQGDKAEWRLFRTYPIACFSGTLGPKTREGDMQAPEGFYSVAQKQLNPASRYHLAFNVGYPNAYDLAHGRTGSLIMVHGDVCSIGCFAMTDRVIEEIYLVVEAAVQSGESVPVHVFPFRMTKERMAQAEAEHVEFWRELVPVYEVFEKEHRVPQVIVEGGKYGVKDL; the protein is encoded by the coding sequence ATGAAAAAGGCGCGCGTCATGAATTTCGTGGCTGCGGCTTTCGCGACGGCGATGATTGTGCTGTGCGCTCATGGGTTGAAGATGGCGTTTAACGAGCTGAGTCCGACCACGACGGCGGCTGCGTCTTCCTCGAAGGCTTCGAGCCTGATGTCGAAGCCGCCAGCTCAAAAAGCTGATGCAGCCAGCCCGAGAGGAGATTCTCTGGTGAAGAAAGCCGAAGCCTGGATCCGACCCGCCATGCAGATCATCACTCACCAAGCCATGCCCCTGCCCTACCCTGAGCCACCCGCCGCCGAAAAGTGGCAGAGCATGCCTACGGCGGAGCGGCTGAGTGATGTGAGAAAGCGACTGCTGCCACGGCTGAATGAAGAGCTGGCCGCCAAGGAGTGTCGTCTGGGGCAGCCGGTGTTTGTGCGCATCTTTAAAGAGAGCCGGGAATTGGAGCTATGGATGCAGGGGGACAAGGCGGAGTGGCGGCTGTTTCGGACGTACCCGATTGCGTGTTTTTCAGGCACGCTGGGGCCGAAGACACGGGAGGGAGACATGCAGGCGCCGGAGGGTTTTTACAGCGTGGCGCAGAAGCAGCTGAATCCGGCGAGCCGGTATCACCTGGCGTTTAATGTGGGGTATCCGAACGCGTATGATCTGGCGCATGGGCGGACAGGGAGCCTGATCATGGTGCATGGGGACGTGTGCAGCATCGGGTGCTTTGCGATGACGGACCGGGTTATCGAGGAGATTTATCTAGTGGTGGAGGCGGCGGTGCAGAGTGGCGAGAGTGTGCCGGTGCATGTGTTTCCGTTTCGGATGACGAAGGAGCGGATGGCGCAGGCGGAAGCGGAGCATGTGGAGTTTTGGAGAGAGCTTGTGCCAGTGTATGAGGTGTTTGAGAAGGAACACCGCGTGCCGCAGGTCATCGTTGAGGGTGGGAAGTATGGGGTGAAGGATTTATGA
- a CDS encoding polymer-forming cytoskeletal protein, whose amino-acid sequence MEKRRVVASDVTRSGMGMSGAWAETDAPASAPATKAAEPPKPEVAAPSPQATAAPTRAPEPAPSATDGFGAFLQSKNLPPPPEDAAPAPATVEPVPTTASVVEAAPAAPAPEEAVSSEPATGSMRRPQSNSPPPTPSPAPQTASSLQKMKEQGMYRNQYFKDAECFDCGHKFKTGRSAKSANCPACGSYISLEDVEINMTSTQPVKTRGNVLIRKRGRLSASSVQCRDLECHGIIEANVTCTGDASFRSTGSIIGEIRCCRFVVEKGADVAFLNPVHATEVEIQARVTGTIYSTGPVLITSNGSVNGDVTARSVSIEPGGELNGAMNIVRAKQLPPTITPAPVS is encoded by the coding sequence GTGGAGAAGCGCCGGGTGGTGGCCAGCGACGTCACGCGTTCTGGAATGGGGATGAGTGGAGCCTGGGCCGAGACGGATGCTCCGGCCTCTGCGCCAGCAACCAAGGCTGCCGAACCGCCCAAACCTGAGGTGGCGGCACCCAGCCCGCAGGCCACAGCCGCCCCTACTCGTGCCCCTGAGCCTGCCCCGTCTGCTACCGATGGCTTTGGTGCATTCCTGCAGAGCAAGAATCTGCCGCCGCCACCTGAAGATGCGGCACCCGCCCCCGCTACGGTCGAACCAGTTCCGACAACTGCCTCGGTGGTAGAAGCCGCACCCGCCGCTCCTGCTCCTGAGGAAGCGGTGAGCAGCGAGCCTGCCACAGGCAGCATGCGCAGACCGCAGTCCAATTCCCCGCCCCCCACGCCGTCTCCGGCTCCGCAAACGGCCTCCTCTCTGCAGAAGATGAAGGAGCAGGGCATGTACCGAAACCAGTATTTCAAGGATGCCGAGTGCTTTGACTGCGGACACAAATTTAAGACCGGGCGCTCGGCCAAGTCTGCCAACTGTCCTGCCTGCGGCTCTTACATCTCGCTGGAAGACGTGGAGATCAACATGACCTCCACCCAGCCGGTGAAGACGCGTGGCAATGTGCTGATCCGCAAACGTGGCCGGCTTTCCGCCAGCAGCGTTCAGTGCCGTGACCTGGAATGCCACGGCATCATTGAGGCGAATGTGACCTGCACGGGAGACGCGTCTTTCCGCAGCACGGGCAGCATCATCGGAGAGATCCGCTGCTGCCGCTTTGTGGTGGAGAAAGGAGCAGATGTGGCCTTCCTGAACCCCGTGCACGCCACGGAGGTGGAGATCCAGGCACGTGTGACAGGCACGATTTACAGCACCGGACCAGTGCTGATCACGAGCAATGGCTCGGTGAATGGTGATGTGACGGCGCGCTCTGTTTCCATCGAGCCTGGTGGTGAGCTGAACGGTGCGATGAACATCGTGCGTGCCAAACAACTGCCGCCTACGATCACTCCTGCCCCGGTAAGCTAA
- a CDS encoding class I SAM-dependent rRNA methyltransferase, translating to MPALTVQPRARLFHGHLWVYATEIQKRFGDPKPGDVVHLQDVRGKPLGSAIYNPQSQISARLFSYRRQDLDLDFFTRRIQRAVKVREESGVDLKLCRLVWSESDGLPGVIVDRYGDFLVLQTLTLAMDQRKELIVQALNDVLKPRGIVERNEVAVRKAEGMELVKGVISGETPEPFVVRYQGSAFHADLIEGQKTGLYLDQLDNYQQVSRLAKGRRVLDCFSNQGGFAQACALAGASEVTAVDISEPATEVAKKNAVIAGAKIECIAENCFDFLKRSEAAGAKYDLIILDPPSFTKTKSSVRDALRGYKEIHLRAMKMLEPGGIFATFTCSHHVSASEFHSSITDAAVDAKKTLRRVTTYTQRPDHPILATIPETEYLRGYAYEVVAAW from the coding sequence ATGCCTGCTCTTACTGTCCAGCCTCGTGCGCGTCTTTTTCATGGTCACCTTTGGGTCTATGCCACTGAAATCCAGAAACGCTTTGGGGATCCGAAGCCGGGGGATGTGGTGCATCTGCAGGATGTGAGGGGGAAGCCGCTGGGGAGCGCGATCTATAATCCGCAGTCGCAGATCTCGGCGCGGCTGTTTTCGTATCGGCGGCAGGATTTGGACCTGGACTTTTTTACGCGGCGGATTCAGCGGGCGGTGAAGGTGCGTGAGGAGTCGGGGGTGGACCTGAAGCTGTGCCGCCTGGTGTGGAGCGAGTCGGACGGGCTGCCGGGGGTGATCGTGGATCGCTACGGGGACTTTCTGGTGCTGCAGACGCTGACGCTGGCGATGGATCAACGGAAGGAGCTGATCGTGCAGGCGCTGAATGACGTGCTGAAGCCGCGCGGGATCGTGGAGCGCAATGAGGTGGCGGTGCGCAAGGCGGAGGGAATGGAGCTGGTCAAAGGCGTGATCAGCGGGGAGACGCCGGAACCGTTTGTAGTGCGGTATCAGGGCAGCGCGTTTCATGCGGACCTCATCGAGGGGCAGAAGACGGGGCTATATCTGGACCAGCTGGACAACTATCAGCAGGTGTCGCGGCTGGCGAAGGGTCGGCGGGTGCTGGACTGTTTTTCGAATCAGGGCGGCTTTGCGCAGGCCTGCGCGCTGGCGGGTGCGAGCGAGGTGACGGCGGTGGACATCAGCGAACCGGCGACGGAGGTGGCGAAGAAGAATGCGGTGATCGCGGGCGCGAAGATCGAGTGCATCGCGGAGAATTGCTTTGATTTCCTGAAGCGTAGCGAGGCGGCGGGGGCGAAGTATGATCTGATCATCCTGGACCCACCGTCGTTCACCAAGACGAAGAGTTCGGTGCGCGATGCGCTGCGTGGGTACAAGGAGATCCACCTGCGGGCGATGAAGATGCTGGAGCCGGGCGGGATCTTTGCGACGTTTACGTGCTCGCATCATGTGAGCGCGAGCGAGTTTCACAGCAGCATCACGGATGCGGCGGTGGATGCGAAGAAGACGCTGAGGCGAGTGACGACGTATACGCAAAGGCCGGATCATCCGATCCTGGCGACGATTCCGGAGACGGAGTATTTGCGAGGGTATGCGTATGAGGTGGTGGCGGCGTGGTGA
- a CDS encoding bactofilin family protein, whose amino-acid sequence MTTSKNVLANDVEIKGSIKFSHDLIIDGKIEGEVISDGSLTVGENALIKGEVKTRSVIIFGKVEGNITVAERCELKSNAILVGDIAAGTLAIEEGATFMGQSQVGKKADSKPALGAPKL is encoded by the coding sequence ATGACCACCAGCAAAAACGTACTCGCCAACGACGTCGAAATCAAAGGTTCCATCAAGTTCTCCCACGACCTTATCATCGACGGCAAAATCGAGGGCGAAGTCATCTCCGACGGCAGTCTGACCGTGGGTGAAAACGCGCTGATCAAGGGCGAGGTGAAGACCCGCTCTGTCATCATTTTCGGCAAAGTCGAAGGCAACATCACCGTCGCTGAGCGCTGCGAGCTCAAGAGCAACGCAATCCTCGTGGGTGACATCGCCGCCGGCACACTTGCCATCGAAGAAGGAGCAACCTTCATGGGCCAGTCCCAGGTCGGCAAGAAGGCAGACTCCAAGCCTGCCCTTGGTGCTCCCAAACTGTAA
- a CDS encoding ATP-dependent nuclease: MGFVKITLQNYRAFPNCAPVTFEVHEGITFLLGVNNVGKSALLKAFFELRPLILVQELRHSRGGTRSLNVSMQTSFDRLCNRSTPNHAITIKIEDETSGWILKLRPVNAQPHNSQLAVTVNTIGNPSDQLISIVHDLFHSSMYVGSFRSPAVEVSDKLYDIQIGKRFVAEWDLWANGIRIDHSNQVEALVQELKELFGFNRFSISVSQDSAQLHLHTDDGRFALNELGDGIAHYVIVLGNAMTRRPAFIFIDEPEIGLHPRMQEIFVRTLASKAKYGLLATSHSVGLARSVADQIVTITRESDGRRRCLPYGEHRTETMVQSISELGYSQYAEIGGNHLLLVEGRTDIKSFREILRKFNLEKHFLIWSLNGSDWLRADPAMISDELNELKRLNARSISVIFDSERTSYEMDVAPHLKPFLNLCHSLGFQVFPTDRHSTENYITQAALDELIPGHKALGPFEVFGTNGSKWAKTKNWLLFQRMKAEDFDGTGLKNFILDTLAGAVTRTD; this comes from the coding sequence ATGGGCTTTGTAAAAATTACTCTTCAAAATTACAGAGCATTTCCTAATTGTGCGCCTGTTACTTTCGAAGTGCATGAAGGCATAACCTTTCTTCTTGGAGTTAACAATGTTGGAAAAAGTGCACTCTTAAAAGCCTTTTTTGAACTGCGCCCCTTAATACTAGTACAAGAATTAAGACATTCGCGTGGAGGCACCCGGTCTTTGAATGTCTCAATGCAGACTTCATTTGATAGGCTATGCAACAGATCAACCCCAAACCATGCTATAACCATAAAAATCGAAGATGAAACTTCCGGATGGATTTTGAAGTTGCGACCAGTAAATGCCCAACCACACAATTCACAGTTAGCAGTAACAGTTAATACCATAGGAAATCCTTCCGACCAATTAATTTCTATAGTTCATGACTTATTTCATTCCTCGATGTACGTTGGCTCTTTTCGAAGTCCCGCCGTCGAAGTGTCTGATAAATTGTATGATATTCAAATCGGCAAGAGATTTGTGGCAGAGTGGGACTTGTGGGCGAACGGCATCAGAATTGATCACAGCAATCAAGTGGAAGCATTAGTTCAAGAACTCAAAGAATTATTTGGGTTCAATCGATTTTCTATTTCAGTATCTCAGGATAGTGCCCAGCTTCATTTACACACCGACGATGGCAGGTTCGCTCTCAATGAACTAGGGGACGGCATTGCTCATTACGTAATCGTTTTGGGTAATGCCATGACACGCCGACCTGCCTTCATTTTCATAGATGAACCTGAGATCGGCTTACACCCACGAATGCAAGAGATATTCGTTCGGACACTTGCCTCTAAAGCGAAATATGGGTTGCTCGCCACCTCACACTCTGTGGGTCTTGCACGAAGCGTGGCCGATCAGATTGTAACCATCACTCGAGAATCAGATGGAAGGCGACGCTGCTTACCATATGGCGAACATCGAACGGAAACGATGGTTCAATCTATTTCCGAGCTTGGTTACAGCCAGTATGCTGAAATTGGTGGTAATCATTTATTGCTTGTTGAAGGGCGAACAGACATCAAATCATTTAGGGAAATTTTGAGAAAATTTAACTTGGAGAAACACTTTTTAATCTGGTCTCTTAATGGCTCTGATTGGCTACGCGCAGATCCCGCCATGATCAGTGATGAATTGAACGAGCTAAAACGTCTTAATGCTCGATCGATATCGGTGATTTTTGACAGTGAACGCACCTCGTACGAAATGGATGTCGCTCCTCATCTGAAACCATTTCTGAATCTCTGTCACTCGCTGGGATTTCAAGTATTTCCGACGGATCGGCATTCAACTGAAAATTATATCACTCAAGCTGCACTTGATGAGCTAATTCCAGGCCACAAAGCGCTCGGTCCTTTTGAGGTATTTGGCACCAATGGTAGCAAATGGGCCAAAACCAAAAATTGGTTGCTATTCCAGAGGATGAAAGCCGAGGACTTCGATGGAACCGGCTTAAAGAACTTCATTTTGGACACGTTAGCTGGAGCCGTTACCAGAACTGATTAG
- a CDS encoding zinc-binding alcohol dehydrogenase family protein, which translates to MRALTLTAARTFEWTTLPEAVEPGPGEVLVGIRAIGICGTDFSGYLGKMPFIEFPRILGHELGVEVLAVGDGVTHLKAGDRCSVEPYLNCGTCHACKRGCTNCCETLQVLGVHCDGGMRERMVLPAHKLHVCNALGFEQLALVETLAIGCHAVNRAQVAAGDEVLIIGAGPIGLTVLEFARAAGAVITVLELNAARREFVAKHYAGVRVTESLADEGAFQVVFDATGHAGSMAGALRYARFTGRIVYVGITKEPVGIDDPLFHRRELTLLASRNAVASDFPRILGMIQSGQIDTRPWMSHRCVFGELPGKMEEWLKPEARVIKAVVSLEQ; encoded by the coding sequence ATGCGTGCCCTCACACTGACCGCTGCCAGGACTTTTGAATGGACGACGCTGCCGGAGGCGGTGGAGCCGGGGCCGGGGGAGGTGCTGGTGGGGATTCGGGCGATTGGGATCTGTGGGACGGATTTCAGCGGGTATCTGGGGAAGATGCCGTTCATTGAGTTTCCACGCATCCTGGGGCATGAGCTGGGGGTGGAGGTGCTGGCGGTGGGCGATGGGGTGACGCACTTGAAAGCGGGTGACCGATGCTCGGTGGAGCCCTATCTGAACTGCGGGACGTGCCATGCCTGCAAACGCGGCTGCACGAACTGCTGTGAGACGCTGCAGGTGCTGGGGGTGCATTGCGATGGCGGGATGCGGGAGCGGATGGTGCTGCCGGCACACAAGCTGCATGTGTGCAACGCGCTGGGCTTTGAACAACTGGCGCTGGTGGAGACGCTGGCGATCGGCTGCCATGCGGTGAACCGGGCGCAGGTGGCGGCGGGTGATGAGGTCTTGATTATTGGCGCGGGACCCATCGGGCTGACGGTGCTGGAGTTTGCGCGGGCGGCGGGTGCGGTGATTACCGTTTTGGAGCTAAATGCGGCGCGGCGTGAGTTTGTGGCGAAACACTATGCGGGCGTGCGGGTGACGGAGTCGCTGGCTGATGAAGGGGCGTTTCAGGTGGTGTTTGATGCGACGGGGCATGCGGGGTCGATGGCGGGGGCGCTGAGGTATGCGCGATTTACCGGGAGGATCGTGTATGTGGGGATCACGAAGGAGCCGGTGGGGATTGATGATCCGCTGTTTCACCGGAGAGAGCTGACGCTGCTGGCGAGCCGGAATGCGGTGGCCTCCGATTTTCCGAGAATCCTGGGGATGATTCAAAGCGGGCAGATTGATACGAGGCCGTGGATGAGCCACCGGTGCGTGTTTGGGGAGCTGCCGGGTAAGATGGAGGAGTGGCTGAAGCCGGAGGCGAGGGTGATTAAGGCCGTCGTAAGCCTCGAACAATGA
- a CDS encoding four helix bundle protein → MTSHELKERTMDFAVRVLKMVDALPKTTTGRTVGGQIARSGTSVAANYRAALRAKSDADFINKITIVLEEADESGFWIELAERAELLPPKRLKGLLQESEELTKIFNATRSTTKRRARQNRKS, encoded by the coding sequence ATGACTTCCCATGAGCTTAAGGAAAGGACGATGGACTTTGCTGTTCGGGTACTGAAGATGGTGGATGCGCTTCCGAAGACGACTACCGGGAGAACGGTAGGCGGACAAATCGCGAGAAGTGGCACCTCGGTGGCGGCAAACTACAGGGCGGCGTTGCGGGCAAAGTCTGATGCCGATTTCATCAACAAGATCACTATCGTCTTGGAGGAGGCGGATGAATCTGGATTTTGGATCGAACTGGCCGAACGCGCTGAACTTCTTCCACCTAAACGCCTCAAAGGCCTCCTGCAAGAATCCGAAGAACTCACTAAAATTTTCAATGCCACTCGCAGCACCACGAAACGTCGAGCCAGACAAAATCGTAAATCATAA